The Palaemon carinicauda isolate YSFRI2023 chromosome 24, ASM3689809v2, whole genome shotgun sequence nucleotide sequence TGGAGAAATGGAAGCAATGAATTATGAGAGATAAAAGTGTGAGTCCTGTAAAGAAAATGATGGAGGAATAATTGCAAAAACGTGATGTATAATGTAAAAGTCTTTCATAAAAGATTGATAGAGATAAAAAATCTTTTTCTTGGAAAATAGAGAGGCTGTGGTGTTAAAAAAAAGGACGTTTTGAATGAAGAAAATACATAAGGTTTTGCAGATATCTTTATAGAGTGGGATGACGAACCTATCATTTTTGCACAAAGCACCTACTACTGTGGAAGAGGTCCTATATACATGATCAAATTAGTTAACAATTGGTGGATGAGGGTTTAGTGGTAATTTTGCCTGTCTCTGAATCCAACCACTCCTTGAGTCAGTTCGTGAAAAATGACTACTACCGGTTATAGTGAACGGCAATACCTAGACACAGCTGCCCTATGAAATGCAAATGGTTGCAATGCAATCTTTCTTAAGGCAGAACAGCGCTAGGTAGAGGGTTGTAAATCACTTCGGTGGATTGAAAATTCCTTAAATGGTGTATGTGCCCCTTTCTCCTCAGACCAGCAAATACACTGATTTCAATGTGATACaggataatgaaattaataaacatGGTGTaaaattcaagaaatatttattgtaaaaaaaaatattaataacttcctgttttgaaaatatttgggTGTACTgctgaaagagaaaaatatttgagAGTTGACTTGCTTATGGAGAAAAAGCTAGATTTTGCGGTCACAGATACCTGGCATTTTGTGCAAATTTGAAAGCCAAAGCGTGATATGTTCTGGTGTAATTTTAAGATGAAGATCTTAGGAGACCTTGGGAAAGTATGAAATGAAATAGTGTTAGCAAATTTAAATATAGTACCAAAATAGGTTATAAAGAAAAGATAGTTTTGACGGTAGGTAGGAGTATGGAAGTATGGAGTAAATGATTGAAGTCAAGTAAACATTTTGTGAAATAGAGTAGATTATTGACTATACATTTTTTCTAGAGAAGAATATTATAATCATCCTTAAAAGAGAGAACTAACAGAAAAAGAGTACCTAATTTGTGTGTTGGTACACAGTCAAGGAAATCAAGTTAATAGATATATACAGAGATAAAGTTATATCAGATAGAAAATGTTACTTTAGATCTGATCAATACAtgtacggtttaaaggtttaaaggccgttcatgaatggcagaggcaagggacagtgacattgtcctatcaagcaggacattgccctagagactgaccatatatacatatgatcaccgcctaagacatctctccacccaagctaggaccaaggagggccaggcaatggctgctgatgactcagcagatagacctataggctcccccgaacccgccatccttagctcacaaggattttgaggttgcagcgactaaaggaactaacgagtttgagcgggactcgaaccctagtctggcgatcatcaggcagggacgttgccacatcggccaccacattcaGAATTAAATGTAACACGAGGGTGAAAGTGTCATTTAGTGTCCTACTACGTAGTGTACGTTAGGATATATCCAAATTAGGAAAGGATTCAGATAAATATCTAGGGAGAATAATTGTTCTTTAAAGATGCAAGAGGCATAATGTTTCTAGTTAAACATATTTGTTCTTAGATAAGGGAAAGATTGTTTGGGTCTAgtgtttgatatgaaaaaaaaaaatatgcaaatacttTGAAAGCAAGGGGAAAAATATACGTGGCTTACATAGAACTAGAACGGGGTTATGATAGAGCTGCTAAAGATAAAGATGTGAAAGGTGTTAAGGATAGATAGGCAAAGATAGTTTTGCTAAAAATGTTGCAAGAGGATCTAATAGTAAAATGAAAGGCGATAAAAGCTGGAGTAAAGCTTTGGAAAACCAAAAGCATTTGTGAATGGAATGCCGAATGGTAGAAGTTTACCGATGATAGAACAGTGGCTGGGGAATGGGAAGAGAAACTACAATAACTAGTGAGAGAGTTTGAAAATGTCAGAAAGTGTACAGTGTGTGGTTCAGAGTAAAATTACTGGGGTAACTAGAAACTAGGAGAATGGACGAATGTTGTTGATATATGGATGTTGGAAGAAGGACAGTAATTAATTTCCATTAATATTTTGGAGCAAATGATAATAGGTTCTGAGTAGGATAAGTTAGGCATGGGAAGTAAAGGCATTTCAGAAAGATTGATAAGATACTAGGAATGTTTATGAAATCCAAAGATAGAATATGTGTAGGGCTAGATAAGCCAATTCCCCTTGATGAGATTGAGTGTGGATATTGAATGCATATAGAAGACATCCCAACACTACGGATGATGAAGAAATGCTAAAGCTGATTAAAGGAGCTATTTACCTAGTACAAGTAGTGTAAGGCTACTTGATAGTGTTAGAAATGTGGGTAGACGTAGAAGAAAAGAGTATTTATCCGAGTATTTGAGACAACCAGAGAAAAGAATGTAATATCCTGAAGTACTGTGAGGTAGCAGGCTAGGAGATTCTAAAATGGGTTAGGTAGATGGCATGGAAGAGTGTTTGAAACGGAATGGCCTTGATATCCAGGACTGGACTGAATTGTATCTTTCCATTTAAACTAGAAGACCAGGAACTGGGgtttgggaggccattcagtgttcATATAGGAATAGGGGGAAAACCTCAGCAAATAGGAATCGTTAATGGAAATGTCTGTTGGCCTCGTAGGTTCTCAGAGGCAACGTCGAGATATTGCATGGACAAATATATACGAAGGTTGGGGAGCTAGATGGAagcaagatctacatatatatattctcaaaattttGGATGGAAGAACAGACTCTGCAAAGACCTTTAAGAAATGCCTACATTGCACAACTTGAGATATCCTGATGGGACTGCCCCATTGCAGAACTTCGGTATCCAAGGATACTTTGAATATCCTAAGACACTTACCTACATGTTTTTTAGGTGTAGTTTTCTCCATGCCTATCTTATTTGTTTAATTCAAAGATAATTTAATCTCTTGCTCATGATTTAATAGTTGAAGTATTCAATTTGCTTTAAAATTCTCTCACAGATATAGTAAAAATTGTTAAATCTGTAACTAAACGGGAGATTTATTTTACAGTTGTAAATAATTCTTCCAAATTACTAAAATTCCGTAATCACATCTTTCATTTCTCTTAGAATTATTGCTCACACGTCGAGGTACTTTTCCTTCCTTATTCTTACATGACCAGATGATTCAAAGACAGTCAATCAGCGACCCTGTTCTCGCCATTTGTCCCCTGCCAGGTAAGTGCATTGTGTTTTCTTTGCAGGTATTACCATAACAACTGTTCTATTGaggtacacattttttttttatctcagagcCCAGAAAATACCCACTTGTCAAAGTTGTCGTAATTTTAAAGTGTTTAGTTAGGTGaaaatgttttcctttttcttcttgatTATGTGGTTACCAACAATCAGCTGTTTTCCATGTCAATGGTGATCTATTTCTTTTTCCCAAATATTGAGTTCACTTCTCCTTTTATATTCTCAATCTTTCCTCTTGCTTTATTTAAATAAACTGTCGATGTTTCTCATCTCAAACTGTGAAAGCAATTTGTTTGCAGTCTCAAGACGTATATTTGTAGTTCCTGTGATCTTGATTTTACTGATAACGATATTTATGACGTTTCATAATTCATAATTCTGATCAGTATTGATAATTTAGCTTTCCATGAACAAGGAACTCCGTTTTAATCTATCAGTTCCTTAATTAGTTTTATTAACCTATGCTGCTAAGAAAAGTAATCACTTAAAATTGAAGTAATCTGCAATTACAAATcactttgaaatatttttcttttttatccaatattcatttctAAGTAATTATTGCAAGCAAATACGCTATTTATAAAGAGGGACcacttttagctctctctctctctctctctctctctctctctctctctctctctctctctctctctctctctctctctctcttgcagacaTCCTAAAATCAAAGCCTATTGTAGTATAAAAACTGGTTATTTGATTTTAAGTTATAATCTCTTGAATTCAtattatgaaaattacaatttcttaacaaatttttaaataaaaaccaGATCATACGACAAGAATATAGAAGAGTTCTGGAAGCATCAAACATTTTCAGAATAACCGAATAGAAAACGGGTATGCAAAACGCATTTGGTTAAATTAGTTGCAAAAATTAGATAAATTATAGTCTTTCTTGGTGAAGGCCACTGCATTACTCGTGTATATTACAAAATATCtcttaattcatcaaaatagatgtTCATTCTATTTTTACGATCCAGAATTACAGTAAATGGATAAGATTACTGTAAATTTCCTCCAAAATAATACTGAATAACTAATAAACAAGGTTTTTCCAATTTATATTCTGCAAGTCTTTTCATATAGTATTGTAAATACCTTTTCCAATATATAGAAAGAAAATCGTCAAATGGACTAAGTAAAATATTGTAGTCTACCAATCAACATACAACGTTTTCTATAAAATATCTCAGAACTCTTAAAAGAAAATGGCTATATAAGATAGACTACGCTAACAGGCTCATCCAGTTATTTGTCTTGTGAAAGTCAtgaaatattatagatattaagaataaaaaagtatCAGAACTAAAGTAGTGGAATTTGCGTATTTTCaactaaagaaatatatttttatgattgtccAAACTTTCCTACTGGTTTAGCTTATACCCTGTGTATTTAACCtagtgtacgtgtgtgtttatatatatatatatatatatatatatatatatatatatatatatatatatatatatagatagatagatagatagatatatattatatatatacatacatacgtacatatatatatacatatatacatatatatatatatatatatatatatatatatatatatatatatatatatatatatatataatatatatatatatatattatatatatatatatatatatatatatatatatatatatatatatatatgtgtgtgtgtgtgtgtgtgtatatatatgtatatatatatatatatatatatatatatatatatatatatatatatatatatatatatatatatatatatatatatgataaattttgcacaattggacgtgtttttcatattcaaataatcatatatatttttgatacattaatgtctggattctcttaacgacctcgggatcagagccccaggcgaaatcacacaaagacaagagcttgtgaccggccgggaatcgaaccctggtcggcaagcttgtatagacagtgactaaaccacttagccaagtggtttagtcactgtctatacaagcttgccgaccagagttcggttcccggccggtcacaagctcttgtctttgtatgatttcgcctggggctctgatcccgaggtcgttaagagaatccagacattattgtattaaaaatatatatggcttatttgtatatatatatatttgtgagtgtgtatagcttacatatatataggctatatacatggaTGTATGTCTGTGTGCACATTAAACTTGATTTGATATTTGCTAATAGCGAATCGATCAATGAGATaggggtatttattttttttttttttttttttttttttttttttgtctgaagttgtaaatacttttttttttttttaaatcaagtaaAATTACTGTGTCTTTTTTATGGTGTATGTATTAATGACCTCATGTATATCAATGGATATCCTTTATCCTATTCCTAAGatgtttttttaaggaaatatagtGCACTAGATACTGTATCGTGAAAAGAGGTGACGGGcattatgtaaaatattttcagCAAATGTTTATATAGGGCCCATCCATTCACGTATTATATAAAGTACTTAGGGAGAGGTTAAGGCTGCTTTTTTAGCCCTGCACAGAAGTCTTACCACTGATGGATCATGAATCTATTCGATAGTTGTACCATGCCAGTGGCCTATTCGCTAGTTGCCCGAGTTATGGACTTATTTCGGTTATAATCAGATGTTTTACTTAATAGAATGTTTAGTTCAAATCCAATAATTagacttttattatataatttctttacttttaccaGATCCAACATGGTGACTCTGTCTGGCCACGGCTTCACTGAAGGGGGTCTCTCGCTGATTCCTCTTCCAGTGACCTTTTCCTCAAGCACGACAGACCGAGTATATAAACAGATCCACGGAAAAAGCAACGACGGCCAAAATAAGGTTATATTACTCTTCGGGGATGATATTCCTTGCAAAACCTCCCTGAAGGATGCTTTCGTAAATTACATATACCAGACACAGGTCAAGGACAACTATCGCCTTGCTTTGGTGGACCTTACTCTGGAGGTGGACCCTAGAATCAAAGTGTACGTAATTAATAAAACGGAAGACACCCTCCTTCCATTTAATCTTATCCTAGTAGATGTTCCTGCCCTTGGTGGTCTTCACAGTGCTGAAGCAGATGTCAGAACTCTCATGAACTTGGAAAATTTCTTACAGGAGGAATTCAAAAGCAAAGCTGTGAGTGCAGTGAATCTTGTTGCGCCATCATCGTCCGTATTTTTCCGACCTTTTATAAACACATACAATCTCCTGAATCATTCATTTGAAAAGTTAGAGACTCTTGCTCAGATATTAGTGACAAATTCCCCTACGCATATGCCATTCATCAGCACTCTTAGAAAAGTAAAGATCGCTTATAATAATCTATTCACATTTTACATCGAAAGCCAAAATTCGGACAGTGATGATCTCTTTCTAAGTCAAATATTCTTACACTATGACTATCCAGGAGTAGACGACTTCTTCCATGAACTGAAATCCATACCATCATCAAACATGGCATTGGTGAATAAAGTTACCGCTGGACTCGTTAACCCTGGAAACATTGCCCGGCTGAGAGTGATTAACCATTTCTCCGAAACAAGAGGCCATAGGTTTGGTTTAGGTTTTCGTcagttatatatgaaagaaactTTCAAAGATGAGACCAATAGATTTCAAATATTATCTATGGGCAAAGATAATGACAAGGCCGACAAAGTTATTGTAATCGTAGGCAATAAGCTATCAGGAAAGACTACTATTACCACAGCTCTCGTAAACCACATATTTGGAGTAAAATGCCAGGACAGCTTTCGTTTGCTCATTGATGGTGATCTTGTCAGTAGGTTTGGGAAAGGGGAAAATCTAAAGGAAATGACGCAAACAACAGGCTATTGTTTTAAACAAATTCCGGGCGTAAAGTTAAATCATACTCTAAAAATAGTGGATGGAGCTGGATTTGACAATCATGATAAACAGTTCAACATGGCACTCGTGGCCAGAATAACAAAGCtattaaaacaaatatcaaagGCAGATTGTACAACATTCATAGTCTTTATAGCACCAGATATGCAAAATGATCTTCCAGATTCGTTTAAAACCGTCCATAAACATCTCCTTCGTTTAACTGGAGAGAGGCTAGACAAAATGTTTTTCCTGGATGCTTATGCTCTCGCCCAAAGGTCACTTGTACCTAAAGCTTTGAAGAAACTTGAATCAACGAAAGTTAAGGTTTTCAAATTTGATTCACGGACCTTTGCTGTACACGAGGAATCAACCTTCAAAGAGAAGTGCAAAGAAATTGTTGATGAAATGAATTGGGTTATAGAACATCAAACGCTTGAGAAATTCTTCAGCAAACTTCAATTATAGTTTCCATAACTTTGTGACCTGCAGTTCTTAAAAATTACATACTTTTTAAATCTtaattcaacttttatatcatGTGACAGTTTAACTTTTGGTAATCTAAAACCTTAATCCATGAGCAAGATTTTCCTTTAATTGAATAAAGTGGTCAGTAAACTTGAGATATAACAGTTTACCaatttgaagatattttatattttttattcattatttgtacagtatatagtttatttgatattCCATAATTTCCATACGTCACTAAGCTACTTTCCCTGGTAGAGCCCTTGGCCTTgaagcattctccttttccaaccagagttgtagcttgaataataataataataataataataataataataataataataataataataataataataataataataataataataataataataatgatgatgataaccacaacaacaacaacgtcaataataataataataataataataataataataataataataataataataataataacttgataaaAGGGGAAAAAGTTCTTTCGGTGCTAGGTTACTCAatctgacatagaaaaaaaaaagtatagttccTTCGGTGCAATTTAAGCACAGGCAAATTTTACGGACGTTAATCATATTTTCTCTTCACCTATTAATAATTCGTAGAAATTGACTTTTAGTATTACTTTGATATTTTCTTATAGATTTTGGGATAAAAAACATTCAAGTTATCATGTTAAGCTTTAGAATATCTTCAGAAATTTCTTTTGGAATGAAAATCTTCGTACGATGCCAAGCAATTtagtgaaattatcaaaattatccttCGAATTAttgatttttctattatcattagaataataaaaataattagtatcattaatataatcagaattattattaacattaagataattaaaattattattattatgggtttaTGACTGGaaagttctttttaacttttatgcACTTCTATAAAATAACAAAGTCTTCGTTATTCAAGAATAGACACCAGAAGAAGCCAAAAATTATTCCAATATGTATTTCATACCTGCTAACCCTTTAGAATAAATTATGTCTTTCTGTCTAGTTTTATTTATCCTCATATATCACCTATTGTATCTGTTAATCAATGACACCTCTTTATGGCTGGTTTAATCATATCAAAGCTTTTCTTCTAAACCACTTTGCTATCTTAACCGTAAGTAATCAGATTAGTCGCCTCCCTAAATACATCATCGCCATGATTATTCATTCCAATTTGTTTTTCAGCTGATCATTcgttcaatctttattttttttttttgtttaaagcaAGCATACACGTCTTTTCCACATGTATGTAATAGTTATCTGGCTCTATTACGCATATTAGTGATAAGAAAGATATCGATGGTTCTGTAATAATCGCTTTTATTCTCGCCCAACGTAAAATTATCTTTCAAAAAATGGACCGAGTGAGTGACAGTTACGTTGTTATAGGTATATACTGCCTTTCTCTGTTTATAGTCCTTGGCTTGGCATAGCGAAGCGTTCTTAGTCTGCCTTGCAGGTACCCCAAACAGTTGGGTGGTTGGTGGTAACCAGTTTACGGAATAACTAGATGTTCCTCTTGTTGGTAAGTAAAGAAGTGAAAAAGTTTCTGATGTATTATATCATTTGGTGTTTATTGTAGGTGTGTTGATGATGTGTTAATTTATATACGTACACGGTAAATGTACTACATACTATACAAGTTATTTCTCTGTATAGTGAAGGTCTTGTAATTTCCATGTTTCAACTTCCGGTTAATTTGTATTTCCAGGTAAGAAACTTCGTCATCCTTGGATCCCCTGATTAGCTGTGCGTTCCGAGCTTACAATCTGGGTGGAATCTTTATTCGTTAAGAGCTAGTGTTACCTGGATTATCCTTGCGAAGAGACCCACAGGTTTCTTAAACACTGGAGAGAGTGACTGGCGACATCGCTGGAATGCggtgaagtatttttcagtctAAACTAAAAGGCTAGTatagttattagtttttttttttctattcaatcttaagcaagctagtcctccccgattaggggcggcgcccctaatcgtgggaggacgttccctatagcgcacggtagaccttaaAATAAAGGACTACCGTtcgctatagggaggcttgctttatTTAAACCCTTTTGTATAATTTCGGTAAGTGTTCAACTGTTCGTACTTTATATAGGTTCTGTAGTTTACTTAGTCTGTTCATCACATTTAATGTTAAAAGCTTTCATACCATTAAGTTTGATATTCTTTTCATTCAGCATTTAAATtataaagttttaaaagtttatgGATGCTTAGTTTTTAAACTTTATGGATGCACAATTTGTTGTGAGAAAttagtaatttttttgtttatgGATGCACAATTTGTGCGAACTTAGTAATTTTGTTGTACTTCCATTTGTAATTTGATAATTAAATGTTTAAGATATCTGTTCTTTATTTAGGGATATCTAATTTTTACGAGAAACCCTTCTGATAGATGACACTTTCAGATTGGATGGTGCGACTTCAGGGTAAAATGATTCGAGGACCAAATTCAATGAATCTGGAACCTTTATTTCTATCGCTGATGGTTTGGTTTGGTCGAAGTTATGGTCGAAGTTAGTTACTAGAAAATCCTGTCAAGATCTCTTATAAATACTTGAAGATTGTTACAAATACTTGGAAGATAGTTGCTGAATATCCCGCTTTGGTTGAAGATTGTTACTGGAAATACTGTCAATAAGATCTTTTATAAATACTTGAAGATTGTTATTGGACATCCCGTCGAAATCATCAATAAATATTTGGGGAGATGACCATTGGAGTTTACTTTTTTAAATCTGTTTATACTGTAAATTTGGCAAATCCTAATTTAGTAATTCCGGTTAATAGGTTACTGGtgagttataacaaaaaaaaaaaaattattgaagttTCTTTTATTGAGTTTCTTTATTGACAATAGAAAATTAAATTGGCTATTTTGAAAACTTGAAACTTTGATTGTGGATGttaaatttgttttttgtttttggttaAATTTATGAAATCATTTTTGACTTGCATAATTTGGGCTACTTCAAAACCTGGTTTATAAAAGTTGCTTGCCATTAAGGGAAACCACATGGTAGCCTTTAAAAATATATACAACAGGTATATAAAAACAAGCTTATATCATTAAAAAATCACTTGAAATGATTTCAAATGGGAAACCTTATTTACTACACAGATTAAAAAAATTTAGCTTCTCAAAGCGGAATTATGAAACTAATTTCTATTTTACATAAACTTATCTAGCTTTAAACTAGAGAGCTTGCTGTCAGTAGTCTGCATAAAGCGAAAGTTTAATGAGGCAGTACTCTTGGAAACTTtgaaacaaggttttttttttagttacatattgAATGAGCATCCTTGCTAGTGATGTTGAGAAAAGTATCGTCAGTGTTGGCTAAAACCAATATTGTCAGTGCTGTTAAAAGATTGATTAGACTTATGACTCGCTGTAAGCTTTATGTTCAGTCTGAAATATTTTTGGCTCATGGACGGCTTACGGTGTGGCTTTTGATTGTATCGCTCATAAATGTATACTTGTACAGGGAAAAGTTAAGAATACAAAAGTTTGTCTTTATTGTTAGACTAGCTAGAGATCACGAAGTCTCTCTTCGTTTATTCGTATAAAGTAAATTGTTCGggtatatagaataaaaccttgtTAAGCTTTTCAAGTGTTGCTGACCATTAGAAGCCAGGAAAATAGTGCAATGGGATGTTAACCGTACAAGTAATTATGAAGTTTCGCTCTACTGGAATTTTAAATAAAAGCTAAAAAACATAACCCATTGGCTTGCTTAAAGACAGATATGAAGTTAATTTTTGCGTCCCAAGGTCTTTTGTTCGTTCGTAATCTTAAATTCTATTTTTTCTCCAAACGTTATAACAAATAAAAGTGGAAAGCTAATTAAACTCAAACTTTTCCTAAACAAAAAATTTGTATCTTGAACCTTTGTAGTGAAGATTACTTAAATCATCTTCGTTGATTTATATGTTTATTATGAAGAATTTTCCTTTGGGATACAGAATAACATGGAGGTAAGAGTTCGTAACTGGGGAAAATCAATTACCAGGATCATTATAGTGTTTATGGGGCCAACAGCCGCAGTAGATTTGAAACGACCACTGAAGTTAAATAGGCAGATTGATACTTCTCCAATTTACGAATTATAAGGCTTTCAAACCTGATGTAACTTTTTGCCCtgaaaatttattaattatatttgatAAGATTTTATAAACTTTGAAAAACTGAAAGCTACATTTTTTTTACAATTGTGTACAACGATGCAGACAGTTTTGAAGACCGTCTTATAGTGTAAAGAAGTAACTTATTTCCTATTGCAGGGAGCCTTAAACCCCACAACTACATTTTTATAACTAATATACAAAACTATATTTTACTATTAACTTTTTGCAAGCAATTGTGTTTAACCGTTAGAGAAGGAATAACACTATATAGGGAGACGGCACATTAGTGCACCCAGGGGAGGGGGAAGAAAGGGGGGGGGTGGCCTGTTAATCGTGTTGGGTTCAATTTGATTTTAGTACGTCTAAAAGGTTTGTTTTTACTCCTACTCTAGCATGTATGATTAGAATTATCCACACATGCGTACAAGAATGCTCACACTCaagcacacacactcactcatatataatgtatataattttcgTTGAAAGCACAATTGCCTTAGTGGCATCAGTATCTTTCCTACAGGAATCTTCAT carries:
- the LOC137618071 gene encoding uncharacterized protein; protein product: MVTLSGHGFTEGGLSLIPLPVTFSSSTTDRVYKQIHGKSNDGQNKVILLFGDDIPCKTSLKDAFVNYIYQTQVKDNYRLALVDLTLEVDPRIKVYVINKTEDTLLPFNLILVDVPALGGLHSAEADVRTLMNLENFLQEEFKSKAVSAVNLVAPSSSVFFRPFINTYNLLNHSFEKLETLAQILVTNSPTHMPFISTLRKVKIAYNNLFTFYIESQNSDSDDLFLSQIFLHYDYPGVDDFFHELKSIPSSNMALVNKVTAGLVNPGNIARLRVINHFSETRGHRFGLGFRQLYMKETFKDETNRFQILSMGKDNDKADKVIVIVGNKLSGKTTITTALVNHIFGVKCQDSFRLLIDGDLVSRFGKGENLKEMTQTTGYCFKQIPGVKLNHTLKIVDGAGFDNHDKQFNMALVARITKLLKQISKADCTTFIVFIAPDMQNDLPDSFKTVHKHLLRLTGERLDKMFFLDAYALAQRSLVPKALKKLESTKVKVFKFDSRTFAVHEESTFKEKCKEIVDEMNWVIEHQTLEKFFSKLQL